TCGGGCACACGATGCCCCAGCAGGAACAGCGTCACCGCCTGGCGACGCGCCTCGACGACTCCCCCAAGGCAGTCGCGTAGGGCGTCGTTGAGCTCGCGACGCCGTACAGTCGTCTCGGCCGACCCGCTCGACCCGCCCGCCAGCACCTCAGGGTCGACGTCGTCGAGGCGTGCCTCGCGCCGCCGCCGCATCCGCCGGATCTCGTCGACCGTCGCGCTGTACGCCACCTTCGTCAGGTAAGACGACGAGAAGACCCGATTCCCCTCAGCCCGCTGGAGTTGGTGCACCTTCAGGACGGCCGCCTGGACGATGTCGTCCTGCTGGGCGGTCAGCCACGCGGGGCACGCCCTCGACACGGCGCGCGCCAGCCGGGCCCGCAGGTCGTCGTAGTCGAGCTCGTCGACTCGCGCCTCGTCGAGACCGGCCGGAAGCTGAGAGCGGTCGTCCATGGGTGCGGCGGCTGGCCTATCAGATGGCCGTTTCGTCCACCCCGTGGCCGGGGACGTCTCCGCCGCGCGTGGCGGCAGCAGGGGCGCCTGGCATTACTGTCGAGGTGTCGAGAGGATTGTAGCAGCCTCGGCTGCTGAGGGCGCAAAGGGGGCAGAGGGCGCTGAGAAAGACACCGCAGAGGCGCGAAGACGCAGAGACGGGCGGGGAGGCCCGGCGGGCGCGGCAGAGCCGCGCGACGTGCGCCGTGGGGCAGCGCGGGCGTGAGCCGGACTGACGACCATGTCGGCTCACGCCCGCGCTGCCCACGGCGCACGCCACTCGGTCGCTTCGCGACCGGCCGCCGGGCCGGGACGCACGCCTCCGCCGTCAGCCACTGGCCTCCCCCACCCGCAGACCTCAGCGCGTCTCGGCGTCTCGGCGCCTCTGCGGTGAATTCCTCGGCGGCCTCCGCCCCTCGTCGTCGCTACTTCAGGCGCGCGGCGACCGCCGGCCAGTTGACCACGTTCCACCACGCATCGACGTAGTCGGGGCGACGGTTCTGGAACTTGAGGTAGTAGGCGTGCTCCCAGACGTCGAGCCCGAGGAGCGCCGTCCGTCC
The Acidobacteriota bacterium DNA segment above includes these coding regions:
- a CDS encoding sigma-70 family RNA polymerase sigma factor, with the translated sequence MDDRSQLPAGLDEARVDELDYDDLRARLARAVSRACPAWLTAQQDDIVQAAVLKVHQLQRAEGNRVFSSSYLTKVAYSATVDEIRRMRRRREARLDDVDPEVLAGGSSGSAETTVRRRELNDALRDCLGGVVEARRQAVTLFLLGHRVPEVARLLGWPEKRADNLVYRGLADLRRCLAAKGLEP